In Rhizobium jaguaris, a single window of DNA contains:
- a CDS encoding PBP1A family penicillin-binding protein, which translates to MPSPPNSSAESASDPSTGANRSPDLESAAEQIEASAPASDSGANSSTQADPPRQPDGSFGQSRLATYNLLRALGHDLQASLTLARAGARTAVSYLRTKLKGSIQPETTTAVRNLGNWFATAAGKIGGGIRGLRIRQFENQRRASPNTGRWKIAIGLTFLACFLLVGSVLVWALKDVPWGEIRDGTLKPVVVLETTDGAPLVRQGPYQGPYAQYNQFPPHLIDAVLSIEDRRFMDHFGIDPRGIGRALLRNLEAGSVVEGGSTITQQLIKLQYLDSDRTIKRKIQEVVIAVWLEWKLGKQEILTRYLNSAYLGAGATGMPAAARIYFNKDIGALDLPESAMLAGLLRAPSQWNPIDNFEGARQRTAVVLDAMVANGKITAPDAEEAKASFAKLHPTTPTPRSGSWFADWISPRASEIAGSSPGSTTVRTTLVPRFQQIAERVVRNALDGEGQAVGASQAALVAMTPDGAVVAMVGGRDYKASQFNRAVTAMRQPGSAFKLFVYYAALKAGFTLSDRILDAPIDINGWSPENSSGGYHGWVTLAEAFARSLNAASVALAEEVGLDNVIAAARELGIKTPLANTPSLTLGTSEVNLLELTSAYASVHLGKAPVEPWGVVDFQAAGQPKAFRVGSQVRPNIDLSPYQSDLLGLLQLVVERGTGRGADPGMFAAGKTGTSQNNRDAWFVGFTEPLVAGVWVGNDDGAPMNGVTGGALPAHIWRDFMREAMSEPASNGAQSTEAAIDNPGATQSCNITACSRSYRSFRPADCTYQPYGGGRRLCEK; encoded by the coding sequence ATGCCAAGCCCCCCCAATTCCTCAGCCGAAAGTGCCAGCGACCCGAGCACGGGTGCTAATCGCTCGCCGGATTTGGAGTCCGCAGCCGAACAAATTGAGGCGTCGGCACCCGCCTCGGACTCAGGAGCCAACTCATCCACCCAAGCTGATCCTCCGCGACAGCCTGATGGATCCTTCGGCCAAAGCAGACTGGCAACGTACAATCTGTTGCGTGCACTCGGTCATGATTTGCAGGCGAGTTTAACCTTGGCAAGGGCAGGAGCCAGAACAGCAGTTTCCTATTTGAGGACGAAACTCAAGGGATCAATCCAGCCGGAAACCACAACAGCTGTCCGCAATCTTGGCAACTGGTTCGCGACCGCTGCGGGTAAAATAGGGGGCGGTATTCGTGGTCTGCGTATAAGACAGTTCGAAAATCAGCGGCGCGCTTCCCCAAATACCGGCCGGTGGAAAATCGCTATAGGACTGACATTTCTTGCCTGCTTCCTCCTTGTGGGAAGTGTACTAGTGTGGGCACTAAAGGATGTACCTTGGGGCGAGATCCGCGATGGAACCTTGAAGCCCGTCGTGGTGCTGGAAACCACTGACGGTGCACCATTGGTAAGACAGGGGCCTTATCAAGGACCATATGCCCAATACAACCAGTTTCCGCCGCATCTCATCGATGCCGTCCTCTCAATTGAGGATCGCCGCTTCATGGATCATTTCGGCATTGACCCCAGAGGGATCGGAAGAGCACTGCTGCGGAACCTCGAAGCTGGCTCGGTGGTAGAAGGCGGCAGCACGATTACCCAGCAGCTCATCAAGCTGCAATATCTCGATAGCGATCGGACAATAAAACGAAAAATACAGGAGGTCGTCATAGCCGTTTGGCTGGAGTGGAAGCTCGGCAAGCAGGAAATCCTGACGCGCTATCTCAATAGCGCCTATCTTGGAGCCGGCGCGACCGGCATGCCTGCCGCCGCGCGGATCTATTTCAACAAAGATATCGGCGCTCTCGACCTGCCGGAATCGGCGATGCTCGCGGGATTGCTGCGGGCGCCGAGCCAATGGAACCCGATCGACAATTTCGAAGGCGCGCGCCAACGCACCGCCGTTGTTCTTGACGCGATGGTGGCCAACGGCAAGATCACCGCACCGGATGCGGAGGAAGCCAAGGCGAGCTTCGCGAAGCTGCATCCAACGACGCCGACACCGCGCTCCGGAAGCTGGTTTGCTGACTGGATTTCGCCGCGGGCGAGCGAAATCGCCGGCTCCTCGCCGGGCTCAACCACGGTGCGCACAACTCTGGTACCGCGGTTTCAACAGATTGCCGAAAGGGTCGTGAGAAACGCGCTGGACGGTGAAGGACAGGCAGTCGGAGCATCGCAGGCGGCATTGGTTGCGATGACGCCGGATGGCGCAGTCGTTGCCATGGTCGGCGGGCGCGACTACAAGGCAAGTCAGTTCAACCGCGCCGTCACTGCGATGCGTCAGCCGGGTTCGGCCTTCAAACTCTTCGTCTATTATGCAGCGCTGAAGGCAGGATTCACCCTGTCCGACCGGATATTGGACGCGCCAATCGACATCAACGGCTGGTCGCCGGAAAATTCTAGCGGCGGCTATCACGGCTGGGTGACACTTGCCGAAGCGTTTGCCCGGTCACTCAATGCCGCCTCGGTGGCGCTTGCCGAAGAGGTCGGGCTCGACAATGTGATTGCCGCCGCGCGCGAGCTCGGCATCAAGACGCCGCTTGCCAACACACCATCTCTGACGCTCGGCACATCTGAAGTGAACTTGCTTGAGCTTACCAGTGCCTATGCGTCCGTCCATCTCGGCAAGGCGCCCGTCGAGCCCTGGGGCGTTGTGGACTTTCAGGCTGCCGGACAGCCAAAGGCGTTTCGCGTTGGCTCACAAGTGAGGCCGAATATCGACCTTTCCCCGTACCAGTCCGATCTCCTCGGCCTGCTGCAGTTGGTGGTCGAGCGTGGCACCGGACGTGGAGCTGATCCTGGCATGTTTGCGGCCGGCAAGACAGGCACCAGCCAGAACAATCGCGATGCCTGGTTCGTCGGCTTCACTGAACCGCTCGTCGCCGGCGTATGGGTGGGCAATGACGACGGCGCGCCAATGAACGGGGTCACAGGCGGCGCCTTGCCGGCGCATATTTGGCGGGACTTCATGCGCGAGGCGATGTCCGAGCCTGCGTCGAATGGAGCGCAATCGACCGAAGCAGCGATCGACAACCCAGGGGCAACGCAGTCCTGCAACATCACCGCCTGTTCCCGCAGTTACCGCTCTTTCCGCCCGGCGGACTGCACCTACCAGCCCTATGGCGGTGGGCGACGGCTTTGTGAAAAGTGA